Proteins from one Panicum virgatum strain AP13 chromosome 7K, P.virgatum_v5, whole genome shotgun sequence genomic window:
- the LOC120642506 gene encoding syntaxin-81-like, protein MSRVRDRTEDFKEALRVAALSHGYTEAQMAALMSSFIIRKPPPKSPFTNAAIKTLESIRELERFIVKHRRDYVDLHRTTERERDNIEHEVGVFVKACKEQIDILKNRIHEEEKSGSAKTWLGTRDESSRLDLIAHQHGVVLILSERLHSVTAQFDRLRSMRFQDAINRAMPRKKIQKKPEIKPDEPSKSNLVLKSDVSKIGDQEVSAAPMRVQELLDDETRALQVELTSLLDAVQETETKMMEMSALNHLMSTHVLQQTQQIQYLYDQAVEATNNVERGNKELSQAIQRNSSSRTFLLLFFFVLTFSVLFLDWYNN, encoded by the exons ATGTCGAGGGTTCGGGACAGGACGGAGGACTTCAAAGAGGCCCTCCGCGTCGCCGCGCTCTCCCATGGCTACACGGAG GCCCAGATGGCCGCGCTCATGTCGTCTTTCATCATCCGGAAGCCGCCCCCCAAGTCTCCATTCACCAATGCGGCGATCAAGACG CTTGAGAGTATCAGGGAACTCGAGAGGTTCATAGTGAAGCACAGGAGGGACTATGTGGACCTGCATCGCACTACAGAGCGAGAGAGGGACAACATCGAGCATGAA gttggtgtttttgtaaaagcATGCAAGGAACAGATTGATATCCTAAAGAACAGGATCCATGAAGAAGAGAAGAGTGGAAGTGCAAAGACATGGCTTGGCACTAGGGATGAGAGTTCCCGGTTGGACTTGATAGCTCATCAGCATGGTGTG GTTTTAATTTTGAGTGAGCGTCTCCACTCGGTAACTGCACAGTTTGATCGGCTTCGGTCCATGCGTTTTCAAGACGCTATTAATAGAGCAATGCCAAGGAAGAAGATTCAGAAGAAACCAGAAATCAAACCTGATGAACCATCCAAGTCCAATCTTGTTCTAAAATCTGATGTATCAAAAATTGGAGATCAGGAAGTATCTGCTGCACCCATGAGAGTTCAAGAACTATTGGATGATGAAACAAGAGCTCTCCAG GTGGAGTTGACAAGTCTTCTTGACGCTGTCCAAGAAACGGAGACAAAGATGATGGAAATGTCAGCACTTAATCATCTTATGTCAACGCATGTTCTACAACAAACTCAACAGATCCAATATTTATATGACCAG GCTGTTGAAGCTACGAATAACGTGGAGCGCGGGAACAAGGAACTATCCCAGGCTATTCAGCGGAACAGCAGCAGTAGAACCTTTCTCCTCCTCTTTTTCTTTGTTCTCACTTTCTCCGTTCTTTTTCTTGACTGGTATAACAACTGA
- the LOC120642534 gene encoding E3 ubiquitin-protein ligase RMA1H1-like produces MEAGRMDQPCMAAINSQPLVADVEAVKKASGDMPATMGSGCFDCNICLDFAAEPVVTLCGHLYCWPCIYEWLRPGVESTASDNSSSARRQCPVCKATLSPDTLVPLYGRGGSSKKSLNGMSIPHRPTVHRETVEHHNTQSNVNDQQHHQSMETNPPHQPLRHAHYHPSSTGFDFIYPPAPLGRGLIHSTAGGVLGGMAEAVLPLVLGGQLPASLYYTSPYHVAAQNVNPRLRRHQMEIERSLHQIWFFLFVFVVLCLLLF; encoded by the coding sequence ATGGAAGCTGGGAGAATGGATCAGCCTTGCATGGCTGCTATCAATAGCCAGCCTTTGGTGGCTGATGTTGAGGCAGTGAAGAAAGCAAGTGGGGACATGCCTGCAACAATGGGAAGTGGATGCTTCGACTGCAACATCTGCCTTGATTTTGCAGCAGAACCTGTGGTTACCCTCTGTGGTCACCTTTACTGCTGGCCTTGCATCTATGAGTGGCTGCGCCCTGGGGTGGAGTCAACTGCCAGTGACAACAGCAGTTCAGCAAGGCGGCAGTGCCCCGTATGTAAGGCAACACTCTCCCCGGATACACTAGTACCACTGTATGGCCGTGGAGGGAGCTCAAAGAAATCGCTGAACGGCATGTCCATCCCGCACCGTCCCACGGTGCACCGGGAGACTGTTGAGCATCATAACACACAGAGCAACGTCAATGACCAGCAGCACCACCAGAGCATGGAAACCAACCCTCCGCATCAGCCATTGCGGCACGCACACTACCATCCCAGTTCCACTGGGTTCGACTTCATCTACCCTCCGGCACCACTAGGACGTGGCTTGATCCACTCAACTGCCGGAGGGGTGCTCGGAGGGATGGCAGAGGCTGTGCTCCCGTTGGTGCTCGGTGGCCAGCTGCCAGCAAGCTTGTACTATACAAGCCCTTACCATGTCGCGGCACAGAACGTGAACCCCAGGCTGAGGCGGCATCAGATGGAGATTGAGAGGTCCCTCCACCAGATCTGGTTCTTCCTCTTCGTGTTTGTGGTGCTGTGCTTGCTCTTGTTCTGA